ATCTTGGGTCATCTTCCTTCAGTCTTACCCAGTAATATGCAATCTTTATCGTCCATGGATGTGCCCACTTGCCAGACTTTTATATGTTTTAATCTCATTAGTAACTGTTCTCATTGGATTCTATGATTTATACAAAAATGTTCCTGTTctgaaggcaactgctgctcgtATATGTGGACCTCTTTTTGATTGGGTTGAAAGTTGGGAAATGGTTTCAAGGGTCCGATATTTAGGGACAATGCTGTTTCTACATAACTTGCAGAAGGCTACTAGGTGGTTTCTTGCCTTTACACATACCACAAGATCCTTTTTTTCTGTTCTTGTTCAACCTCTTGCAGAGGCCCTATTCGAGATATTTGGATTTCTTCtcccaagtttgaagttgttgtttgaaTTAGTAGAAAGCATATTTTCTGTCCTGTGGCTTGGAATTGGGACTTTTTACACTCTAGTGGGAGATATACTGGAGCTATTCTTTGTACCAATATGGCTTCTGGTTACTTTTATTTGGAGAATTGGTAGGTCATCATGTGTATTGGAATTCTGGTACTCTGTTATTTCTTAAACTTATTCTTTTCAACATAAATTGTCATCTGATATATTTTGGGTGTTCATCTCTAATTTACTGCAGGAACATGTGTCATATATCCTGTATTTTTTATTCTCTGGGAAATATTGTATGCACCTGTACGTCTGGTCCTTGCAATATCAAGTGTGCTGACTTTTGTATGTACGTGCATTTTTGATGTACTTGGGGATGCATGGCAGATTATTAGTAGCATTCTTGAGTTAGCATCATCTTCGGAGGCAACTGTTACCACCTATGAGGTTTCCATTTGGCGCTCTCTTTGGAATGACCTTTTTTCCCAGGTTTGAATATGGCACTCCAATAAGTTATgcatttcttttccctcttctctttCTAGAAAGTTATCCTGATCTGTAGatttttgttcttttccttttcagATTTTTCGTGCTCTCAAGAGTATTCTGTATGGATTTGTTGCTTTTTTCACAGCCTGCAACAGGCATCGACTAAGGCATGTGTCTATTTCATTTTTTACATCGAAAGAGAATGCATTCAATGTAGTGataaattttcatataatttttgttGCATGGCGTTTGACTTTATTCATTATagcttcttttcctttttgcATTATTTATTCAGTAATATGAAGATTTGTGATCGAAGGGGATTTAATCCTTCAGTTTTGTCTATTCCTTTTATAGAGTATTaccctttctttaatttctctgatTGCTACTTTTAGTGTAGATGTCATATCTTCTTTGAGAAGTTGTGgcattttttgtttgatttgaatGAGGGAAGCCCGTCGTGTCATCCATGTAGCCGACCTCACCTAATGGGATAAGGTTCTGTTGTTGTTGTAGCATGAGGGAAGCCGTGGGGCTTCTCTTGTTGCTTTATACTCATGAGGTTGCTTGTTCAATACTCTATGGATTTCATCTATCTAAGGCTTTGGTTTTTGCTGAGGGAGAAGAAGTTAAGAAACTGAAACGTGCATAGAAAGGGCAAACTATAtatagaaatttatttatttggaaTAAGAAATAAATTGATAGTTATTGGAACAAGTTTCGTGTAGTTTAGTAAAAGAGAGAAAATCAGATGATAGTTTTGTTGAAATATGATGAGAGATATTAATGTTAGTTAGTGGTTAGTAGTTTAGGTAGTGCATTGATGGAGAGTAGTTGAGTAGGTGCTCATGTTAGTCTTCTCTCATGTATCAATACAATCAAGATGCAATCTACACACATCACATAAGAGTAATATATTCTTTCTCTGATTTACGCTATTGTATTTATAGAAAATCATTATTTTAACAAGTTCTTTTCCTTTCATAAATAGAGTGAAGTAATAACCCCATAGCTTCGGGGATAAGGAATCCATGATGCAATAGCGCATCACAATGTTTCATATGAACCATGTTTGTAGTCATTCCATTTTTCCTTGGTCTCCTTCTGCTCCTACTATTAGATTTCcttaaatctaatttattcttctTACATGGGCTTCTACAGGTCTTCTTTCTATAAGACCAAATAGAACCTAAGATAATTAAGGAACTTAATTTAGTTGCAATGTGCACTGTGCAATTTAGAACACACTTTATTGCATGTTGTTTGAGCATATAAAGGTGGTTTCTTCAGCACAACCAGTGATTTGGGATAAGATTATGCATTGATTTCTATTTTCTGCAAAGCAAATGGTCCTTTTAACTAACTTGCCTTAACAAATTTGTTGAGAGACGGGGGCAAAGGGAGATCAAGAAAAGTTATAGAACAAATGATTAGGAATGACCTATATTTGAATGCCAGTGTCTACAACATGGGTTCTTGTATATGCAATGGTTCTTTGAAGCATATAGCTAATATCTTCAAGTGGGaaaagaacaatttttttttcttggttggCTATCAACTTGTCAACAACAGTGTCTCGTCATAAATTGGGCCATCTAGGTAAAGATTTCCATTACCAAGAAAGTTAGGGTAGCACCTGTTTTGGAAATGATGGAAGAACCTTCCCTTAGATGGCTTGATCATGTGATGAAATGAACTGTAGAAACCCTAATAAGAAGAATAGATCTAATAGTATAAGAATATGGTACCAGTAAGAAGTATAAAGGAACAGAGTAGTCTAGAGAGAATTACTGAAACAGGGAGATATAGAGTGATATCATTGTGACATCACCCTATTTCCCAAAATAGTATTATTTATGAAAGAAGTTAAGTAACATGGCAGTATTTCTAGAGGTTGTCACTCTCTTAAGGACTGGTTTAGTCCCAAAGACCAGAATGAGCTTCTCTAATTCTCATTCTTCACCTTGTTCTCCTTTAACAGCAATATATTTTTCACATACCACTACTCTGCTTGCTTGGCAGAGTTAGTTACTAGACCTTTCTCAAAATACCCTTGCACTTTCTATTTTCTCCCCTAAACCATAACATGGATACCTAATACAGAGGACTTGAAATGACTGAGAAAAAATGAATATGTGAGAATAGAATCTTCCTTAGTGTTATTGATAGTAGCGCGTGCACAGAGAGTTGAAATGACCGAGAAAAAATGAATATGTGAGAATAGAAACTTCCTTAGTGTTATTGATAGTAGCGTGCGCAcgcgcgcgcacacacacacacacacacgaaaCAAAGTGACTATAGTAAAAATAATTCAATGAATGAGAGTGATAATTTCCTATAAAAGCTTAGTTTCTATACAGTTAGTTATTATATATGCCTAGTTTCCTGTCGTCAATATCTCTTTTCAAAAAGAGGATTGAATAAAGTTTAGAGGTTGAGGGCAACCAAGGTAATTAATAAAGAAATGATTAAGAACTAGATTTAAATGGCTTATGATAGGACGCATTAATGTGGTTTGATCTCTATAGTCGATCTCACTAGTGGGAAAATgcttttattgttgttgtatttGTATCAAATGGAAGCTGAGCATAAAATAATTTGTTCAAGGGCACTTCCACGCCAACTAAGAACCCTGAATACAGATCAATAGACAAATAGGAGCAGAAAAACATAAGGATAGATGAGGAATTTATCTGTGGTAACCATAGCATGCAACACATCTGAATAAGCAGCACATCATTGCACACGATCTTTCAGTGCAACTTGATACGTGGattgtgtatagatccaccataAATAAATTGTACTTATTAGGGGAAGCAAGGATAATATCTTGCCCTCTTAGTGTGAAAGGCTTTGATACTATGCCAGTGATCAATTATGCTAGAAGTTTGGTGAGAAACGTTAGTTTATCTTGCCATTCCATTATTAGCCATTGAACTTCCAAATGAGTGTTGAATCTCTCCCCAATCCCTTCATCAGACTCCCAAACGAGGGTGTGCATAAACATATCCATCCCATTCCACACTTTTCTCTTTCATTCCATTATTAGCCATGTCTCTCCATTCACTTTTATACTCACAATTGTAGCCTAAGAAATGTGGATATGTGAAATTGTCTCGCTTTCTGCAAGTTGTAGAAGTCAAATGGCAGAACTGGAAATTCCTATGGCTTTTTCTTCCTCTTAGATCAATTTTCTCTAAATCTATATAGGCCATAGAGTATGGTTGGCTCTCAAGAGTTGGGATCACTGAAGTTGAAGAACATGGTTGTTCTATACAATCTGAGCAGTGGAATTCCAGGTTGTTGCATGGTTTCCATGTTTTTCTTAAGCATTTTTTATAGTATGCTAGAGTTTATATGTGCATTTGTTTTGGTCAAGTGGATtgaaatttacttttctttttccccTCGGGGATGACACCATGTGGTTTGGATCGTAAATTGTGTGAGTAGATGTTGGTTTGGCAGTGATACTAGCGTTCTTGAAAATCACACTTATTACTGTGACATGTCAGTTCTTACTGTCCACCCATCAGGCAAATATTATATGTGCTAACCTTAATTTGGTATAAATGCATGCAGCATCTACAATCATCTACAGGAGTTTATCAAAAGATTATACCGGGGATGCCAAAGATCACAGCAATCTGATTTGAGAGGCAGTAGTACAAATTCAATGACACTTCTATTTGTGAGAACTCTCAAGTTCAAATTTTGATATCTGCTCATTATGCCATTCAATTTTCTGAACTCTATTtgaatataattcttttttttttctccacaTTATTCCAAGTTGTTGAGCTTTAAGGTActgaaaaaatggagaaaaaagcTTGATAGTTAACTCCGTGACTTTAAGTTGGATTATTTACAGTTGCATAGAATAAATCAATAAGATGTTGCATCTTGGTGAATGAGTTCAACTCAAGTTTGTTGCCTCATATTTACTTGCGTTACTTTATTCTAAGAAATTAAAGTAACTTCTTTATTTTACCTTCCAAAATGAAATGTGTGCCGCTTTTATTGCAAATAAGTCGATAGCATTGTTTGGTTTTGGTACTTCCATGTTGTGTTGATGTGGGATTTAGTTATCAAGTTCATGGTACTTCTTTATCTTTAAGCTTATTTATTGAATTCAACTTtcaggaagaagaaaagaagttggTTTGAGTAGATAACGCCTTTTTCAAAGACTACTATAAATTGCAAAACAAGTTTCATACAGTCCTCACATATCGACCTCCAGTACTGGAACACCAGAATGCCGCATTCTGTATCATTGCATTTTCAGTGAACTTGCCACGAGTATAGGAATTTAGATATTCTTTTTGTTTGTAACAAATTTTGTTTTCACCTTTTCTCCTTTTGATCCGTATTTCTTTTTGTAACACTATGTTCAGGTATatagtatgtatatatgtgtatagaAATCTTGTAAATTGAGTTGAAATCCGTAATTTCGATATTTGTAAATTCACTAATTCAGAGatgaatattattttattattttgtcaaTAATAGTTCGAGAAATGTTAGGGAGTTAAACACTTTTAGTGGAAAAAAAATGAATTGTTTAGTATTAGTTCAAgtgtaaagaaaaaaaacattGGTTATCTAAAAGTGTGtttgatttttgttattattttttgtttttagatttgtgaagagaaaagaaaaaataataggtaaaaacagaaatagaattttgttacttttaattaacggttttttttcataaaatttaaaaataaaaatgtaaattagATGCACGTATAtacttttccaatttttttttgttcgaAAAAGTTGTGTAACAGTGTACCATATAGTTCAAAATTTGACATCTTTTTATATGTTGGTGGAGAATGACCCATTTAATTATGTGCACTTCATTTTTTTATGGGATTTCACTAAGAAACTAAGATATTTTATTCACAAAATaatctattaaaataaaattttgagaagtactaggtaaacaatgaccatcttgaacaacatgaacaaccactaatcaaataaaaatatactacaccTTCAAATTAactatctaaattttaatattaaaataaccatttgTACATCTAGtgaaatgaacatccgatatatctattgtttatattgtttaatatttgtattgtctatctatacttttccaaaaaaaatttagtagtTTGATCATTCAAGTTATTCAAGTGTCAAGATTTTAGATGTTTAATTACTGTTCATGTCTTGTAGCGTTTATgagattaattaatattagtataTTATGTGCAAAATTGTTCGAATCACCAATTGGCCATAACTTCTAATCTATAACCCTATTATATCTCTTATCTAGAACTTTTTAGAGACAAAGATGAAGACGAATAAGCATTATTGAAACACGCATGTGTACACGCTGCTGTAATAAAAGtgatttttgttgagtttggactTGTTTGGTTGGACTTGAATTACAAAAATACTTGGATGTGTAGTTTGGCTGCTATGAAATATAATTAGTGTCTACACAAAAGAATAGACAAATGGAAGACAATAAGGTAACAAATCTAATCCAAAATAACCAACTACATTACTAACTAGAAAGCATAGATTATTAGTCAACACGAAGAACGATACTTCTGCTTTGTCCTAGTTTTGCTTCCACTCTTTACTCACATCCATCAAAATTCATTCActaaaagtagaatccaaaagaACATCCACactcttccttcttcctcaactttgaattttgagattttttttttctttttcgacaCAAGAATTCGAATTGGTTCAGCATGCCAAGCAAGCTAAGGAAGGCCATTGGAGCAGTGAAAGACCAAACTAGCATTAGCCTAGCAAAGGTAACCAATGCAGCGAATCTAGAAGTGATGATTCTTAAGGCCACAACCCATGATAAAAATCAAATAGAAGAGCGTTACATCAACGAAATTGTGCAAATAGTCTCATCCAACAAACTCTATGCAGCGGCATGCGCCCAAGCAATATCCAAACGGATTGGGAAGACTCGCAATTGGGTTGTTGCCCTCAAATCTCTTATGATTGTGCTTAGAATCTTCCAAGATggtgatgtctattttccaaagGAAGTATTCCTTGCAATGAAACAAGGTGCAAGGATTCTCAACCTTTCTAATTTTAGGGATGACTCCGGTTCTAGTCCTTGGGATTACACTGCATTTGTAAGAACATTTGCTCTCTACCTCGACGAGCGCTTGTATTGCTTCCTAACCGGAAAGCTTCAGAGGAGATTCGCGTATCATCATGATAAGAACCACATAAAGAATGATAATATGAAAGATATGAAACCCAGCATTGTTTTGGATAGAGTTGTAAACTGGCAAAAGTTGTTGGACAGAGCCATTGGTACTAGGCCTACCGGTTCGGCTAAGGGGAACCGTGTGGTTCAAGTTTCGCTTTACGCTGTCTTATTGGAAAGTTTTGATCTTTATAGAGATATAAGTGATGGGATTGGTGTAGTTTTGGATAGCTTTTTCCATTTGCCATATGCATATGCAGCATGTGTGGCTGCTTACAAGGCTTGTGACAAATCATGCAAGCAATTTGAGGAGTTATCTGCTTTTTATGGTTTCTGTAAGGGCATTGGGATTGGGAGATCCTATGAGTACCCAACTGTGCAGAAAGTTTCTAGAGTGCTTATGGAGACATTGCAGGAGTTCCTTGAAGACCAAGCTTCATTTTCCACGAATGATGGATCCAAACCCAATAGGAATCTTCTTCATGCAGGGTCAAGTTCATCACAGGATGAGAAAGACACTTGCTCTAATAATGATGGGTCAGAGGATGAGAAACAATCACAAgaagttgttgttgatgatgaatCCAAGGAGGGTTGGGAGTTGGTCTTGGCAGAGTCAACAATTGCACCTGAAAAAGCATCACCTAAATTGGCAAATGATTTTAACTCATTTGTCAATTTTTTGGACCAACCTTTGGTACCTCCAATCCAATATAATCCATTTCTTGATCCTCCTATCCAACAAAGTCATGATGATTTTCAAGGTTCTAATTCCATGACAAATTTGGATGTATTTTTTGGTGTGATAAATACAAATGAGAAATCAGAGGCAAACTTTGATGCTCAACATCAAGATTTTCAAAATAGAAATTCCAGTGAAACAATTATTGCACCAACATTCAATGTATTAAGTTTTCAATCTACTCTGAATATGATTCCTATGGTATTTGAAGCAGAGAGTATTCATAATTCAGTTGTGGCACCAACTTTTAGAGCAACAAATAGTAATGAGGAAACATTGGTAACACCAAATGAAGATGATCCTTTTGAGACATGGTCCACCACAAACAATATGGTAAAAACATCTGAATTGTCAAATCAAGAGCAAACTTTGTTTCAACAGCAACAACTATGGTTGGAGCATCAAAGCAGAATTATGGCAAAGTATATGACATAGAGGtttcaaaatactaaaaaaaaaaaaattgcaatttTGCAGACCCTTTAGTTTCATTGTcaccttgttttttttttccctttactTTTCTAAATAATGGTCTCTCACTCTCTCCTTTTACTGGTTATTCATTAAGATGTAATTTGTCCATTTCTTAGTTTCCCCAATTGTGTTTTGCTAGTTGAATATTTCCATCATAGACTATAAATAACTTTGTCAAGAATAGAAAGAAGTATTTTAGTCATGCATCTTCAAAtggtttatattttaaatataagaaAATAGTAAAATATGCTTTTTGTTCTTAAAGActatcatttttttcaaaaaatactcttaatatctattttgatttaattttatatttaacgtTTTCGATTTATTCAATTTTGTTTCTAAGTTGaattttttgttgttgaaaatgGTCAGTAAGTTGAATTTGTTGATGAGTCAGGCTTGCTCTTCCAATTGGTGTTCTCTACAAAAATGTTTCTCTTAGGCTGTAGTATGGCTTTATTGCTATACCATCACCATTGTTGGTCTTGtacatttttctttcaattaatttaatatttaacttTAGAATTTTATTAggtagataatgatttttatgaacaatgtgaacaataaattataaaattggtttaataaaataaaaatatacttaatgaattgaacatccaatatatctattgttcacatagtttaatatttttattgtctacctatacttttctttaatcattttataattttatttaattatgaccgaTATAAATTAATAACTCACTCGTTGAACTAGTAATTTAATGACCCAGTCGtattggtttgattttgaaaactatgacttcaagttatttttttatttgttccaaaacaaagaaaaataattctaaataattctaattcgctcacttttttgtttttgatattgaaACGATAATAGTGTTTTTTTGAAATGTGGATTGTTAGGATGCTATTCTCAAATGTGGACCCGTTTAATTAGATAAGTAGAAATTGAACTATCCGATTTGTTTGAAGTACAGAAATCAAACCGTCCGATTTGTATAAGCACAGAAATTGGACCATTCGATTTGTGAGAGGTACTCAAATCGGACCATTCGATtagtgttaaaaaaataaaaaaattgagttacAGAAATCGGACGATCCAATTTATATACcccaatttttttctaattttttaaacataaatcgAACGGTCCAATTTATGTATTTCACACcattttaaaaaacaccaaaaattaccgCATTATAGTATATCACTCCTACCACTTTGTGTAAGCaactgtttggttgggaggagcgggagaattggttttggctttggcgtcagcttgttccgggtccaagatgtctttctagccaggaatcggttttacattgtattcgggattgtccaaaagttcagcttgtctggcatatgttagatatttctt
The sequence above is drawn from the Arachis hypogaea cultivar Tifrunner chromosome 4, arahy.Tifrunner.gnm2.J5K5, whole genome shotgun sequence genome and encodes:
- the LOC112798314 gene encoding clathrin coat assembly protein AP180-like; the protein is MPSKLRKAIGAVKDQTSISLAKVTNAANLEVMILKATTHDKNQIEERYINEIVQIVSSNKLYAAACAQAISKRIGKTRNWVVALKSLMIVLRIFQDGDVYFPKEVFLAMKQGARILNLSNFRDDSGSSPWDYTAFVRTFALYLDERLYCFLTGKLQRRFAYHHDKNHIKNDNMKDMKPSIVLDRVVNWQKLLDRAIGTRPTGSAKGNRVVQVSLYAVLLESFDLYRDISDGIGVVLDSFFHLPYAYAACVAAYKACDKSCKQFEELSAFYGFCKGIGIGRSYEYPTVQKVSRVLMETLQEFLEDQASFSTNDGSKPNRNLLHAGSSSSQDEKDTCSNNDGSEDEKQSQEVVVDDESKEGWELVLAESTIAPEKASPKLANDFNSFVNFLDQPLVPPIQYNPFLDPPIQQSHDDFQGSNSMTNLDVFFGVINTNEKSEANFDAQHQDFQNRNSSETIIAPTFNVLSFQSTLNMIPMVFEAESIHNSVVAPTFRATNSNEETLVTPNEDDPFETWSTTNNMVKTSELSNQEQTLFQQQQLWLEHQSRIMAKYMT